The following proteins come from a genomic window of Polyangia bacterium:
- a CDS encoding sigma-70 family RNA polymerase sigma factor, with protein sequence MPMPRPLLQEVAPVRADDFSALFRQHGADVARWAAALGGPLLEIEDAVQEVFMVAHRRLSEFRGDAKVTTWLFQITRRVVLGQRRRARWRRWLRGSAEDVAGHLATSELGPVEVFERREAARRLYEVLDRMNEKYRMVLVLTKMEGLDADQIARVSGVSPVTVRVWLHRARAQFQQLALEGGA encoded by the coding sequence ATGCCGATGCCGCGCCCGCTGTTGCAAGAAGTCGCGCCCGTTCGCGCCGACGACTTCAGCGCGTTGTTTCGCCAGCACGGCGCGGATGTCGCGCGCTGGGCGGCGGCGCTGGGCGGACCGTTGCTGGAGATCGAGGATGCGGTGCAAGAGGTGTTCATGGTCGCGCATCGACGCCTGTCCGAGTTTCGCGGTGACGCCAAGGTGACGACGTGGCTGTTTCAGATCACGCGCCGGGTGGTGCTGGGGCAGCGGCGGCGCGCGCGCTGGCGGCGCTGGCTGCGTGGCTCGGCGGAGGATGTCGCCGGCCACCTGGCCACGTCGGAGCTCGGCCCCGTCGAGGTGTTCGAGCGGCGGGAGGCGGCGCGGCGTCTGTACGAGGTGCTGGATCGGATGAACGAGAAGTACCGGATGGTCCTGGTGCTGACGAAGATGGAAGGCCTCGACGCCGATCAGATCGCGCGTGTCAGCGGCGTCAGCCCGGTCACCGTCCGCGTGTGGCTGCACCGGGCGCGGGCGCAGTTTCAGCAACTGGCCCTGGAAGGAGGCGCCTGA
- a CDS encoding Kazal-type serine protease inhibitor domain-containing protein — protein sequence MRNDRSFHRVIAWNKAFFAAVPALALLLTGCPADDPLPVGSVDGGGTGSGGQGTGGGGPGGDSGTGGAGGSSGTGGTAQPGNTCGGIGGLHCASASEYCEMKPGDCAIADAAGTCAPKPQVCTANEDLVCGCDGKTYSNECVAATVGVSIRATGPCSGTSDAGTSNDGSTGDSHPSGKMCGGLIGLSCAAGEYCQMAVGDCRVADAAGNCASKNVACTADVMLVCGCDGKTYSNSCAAVVAGANVASNGSCP from the coding sequence ATGAGAAACGACAGGTCCTTTCATCGAGTCATTGCCTGGAACAAGGCATTTTTCGCCGCCGTGCCGGCGCTGGCGTTGTTGCTGACCGGCTGTCCCGCGGATGATCCGTTGCCCGTCGGTTCGGTCGACGGAGGAGGCACGGGTTCGGGCGGCCAGGGCACCGGCGGCGGCGGTCCGGGCGGAGACAGCGGCACCGGGGGCGCCGGCGGGAGCAGCGGGACGGGCGGCACCGCGCAGCCAGGCAACACGTGCGGTGGCATCGGCGGCCTGCACTGCGCCAGCGCCAGCGAGTACTGCGAGATGAAGCCGGGCGACTGCGCCATCGCGGACGCGGCGGGAACGTGCGCGCCAAAACCGCAGGTCTGCACCGCCAACGAGGATCTGGTGTGCGGCTGCGACGGCAAGACCTACAGCAATGAATGCGTGGCGGCGACCGTGGGCGTTTCGATCAGGGCGACCGGCCCGTGCAGCGGAACCAGCGACGCGGGGACCAGCAACGACGGCTCGACTGGCGACAGCCATCCCTCCGGCAAAATGTGCGGCGGCCTTATCGGCCTTTCGTGCGCGGCCGGCGAGTACTGCCAAATGGCCGTCGGCGATTGCAGGGTCGCCGACGCCGCGGGAAATTGCGCGTCGAAGAACGTCGCGTGCACCGCCGATGTCATGCTGGTGTGCGGCTGCGACGGCAAGACGTACTCCAACAGCTGCGCCGCCGTCGTGGCGGGCGCCAACGTCGCGTCCAACGGCAGTTGCCCCTGA